A genomic window from Martelella lutilitoris includes:
- the ubiU gene encoding ubiquinone anaerobic biosynthesis protein UbiU, which yields MELICPAGTPSAFRAAVDAGADAVYCGFRDETNARNFPGLNFSREELGEAIAHAHRHGTKVLVALNTFMRAGAEDIWYEGARDASRLGADALILADMGLMAYVAENLPEQRLHVSVQASASNADAISFLVQAFGAKRVVLPRTLTIGDIAGISRAVNCEIEVFVFGGLCVMAEGRCSLSSYATGKSPNMHGVCSPASHVRYRREGNEMVSELGGYTINRFGQGEPAGYPTLCKGRFDIGEACGYAFEDPVSLDVMSEIDALRAAGVSALKIEGRQRGKAYVAEVVSTLKAALDAEPERRAALLSGLRGLSEGQKTTSGAYEKKWR from the coding sequence ATGGAGCTGATCTGCCCCGCGGGGACCCCCTCCGCCTTTCGCGCCGCCGTCGATGCCGGCGCGGACGCCGTCTATTGCGGTTTCCGCGACGAGACCAATGCGCGCAACTTTCCGGGCCTCAATTTCTCGCGCGAGGAACTGGGCGAGGCGATCGCCCATGCCCACCGTCACGGCACGAAGGTTCTGGTCGCGCTCAACACCTTCATGCGCGCCGGGGCGGAAGATATCTGGTACGAGGGCGCGCGGGATGCCTCGAGGCTCGGCGCCGACGCCCTGATCCTGGCGGATATGGGGCTGATGGCCTATGTGGCGGAAAATCTGCCCGAGCAGCGCCTTCATGTCTCGGTGCAGGCCTCGGCCTCCAATGCGGACGCGATCAGCTTTTTGGTCCAGGCTTTCGGCGCCAAGCGGGTGGTGCTGCCCCGCACGCTGACGATTGGCGACATCGCCGGGATTTCGAGGGCCGTCAACTGCGAGATCGAGGTCTTCGTTTTCGGCGGGCTCTGCGTCATGGCCGAGGGGCGATGCTCGCTCTCCTCCTATGCCACCGGCAAGTCGCCGAACATGCATGGCGTCTGCTCGCCCGCAAGCCACGTGCGTTACCGCCGGGAGGGCAACGAGATGGTCTCCGAGCTCGGCGGTTACACGATCAACCGTTTCGGCCAGGGCGAGCCCGCCGGCTACCCGACGCTCTGCAAGGGCCGGTTCGATATCGGCGAGGCCTGTGGCTATGCGTTCGAGGATCCGGTCTCGCTCGATGTCATGAGCGAGATCGATGCGCTGCGCGCGGCAGGGGTTTCGGCGCTCAAGATCGAAGGGCGCCAGCGCGGCAAGGCCTATGTGGCCGAAGTCGTTTCAACGCTCAAGGCCGCGCTCGATGCCGAGCCGGAACGAAGGGCCGCGCTTCTTTCGGGGCTGCGCGGCCTGTCGGAAGGGCAGAAGACGACATCGGGCGCCTATGAGAAGAAGTGGCGATAA
- the ubiT gene encoding ubiquinone anaerobic biosynthesis accessory factor UbiT: MMRFPPALAIPFDLVPVPIAERTANMLLQRLVRRHPGLFERLGEHKSKRYAFRPIDLPFVFVVAPADEEVTVLRGDAADGADASVEGPFFMLLALMEGRLDGDALFFSRDLAISGDMEAMLALRNALDDCDIDLPTDLSTLAGPFAPVVARTAARIRGKVLFEEPRSWS, from the coding sequence CTGATGAGATTCCCGCCAGCACTCGCAATCCCGTTCGATCTTGTGCCGGTTCCGATTGCCGAGCGCACCGCCAACATGCTGCTGCAGCGGCTGGTCCGCCGCCACCCCGGCCTGTTCGAACGTCTGGGCGAGCACAAGTCCAAGCGCTACGCCTTTCGGCCGATCGACCTGCCTTTCGTCTTCGTCGTCGCGCCCGCGGATGAAGAGGTGACCGTGCTGCGCGGCGATGCGGCAGATGGCGCCGATGCGTCCGTCGAAGGGCCGTTCTTCATGTTGCTGGCGCTGATGGAAGGCCGGCTGGACGGCGATGCGCTGTTCTTCTCGCGCGACCTGGCGATCTCGGGCGACATGGAAGCCATGCTGGCGCTGAGAAACGCGCTTGATGACTGCGACATCGACCTGCCGACCGATCTTTCGACGCTTGCCGGTCCCTTCGCCCCGGTCGTTGCCCGTACGGCGGCGCGTATCCGCGGCAAGGTTCTGTTCGAGGAGCCGCGTTCATGGAGCTGA
- the odc2 gene encoding ornithine/lysine decarboxylase, whose translation MTTERIAEFFKTRRPEGPCLVVDREIVRDNYTAFRRALPDSAIYYAVKANPAPQILELLASLGSNFDCASVAEIEMALEAGAGADRISFGNTIKKERDIARAHALGVKLFAVDCHEEVEKIARAAPGARVFCRVLTDGEGAEWPLSRKFGCVPPMAVDVLVYAHQLGLESYGVSFHVGSQMTKLEAWDAALADAKRVFAQLAKQGIYLQMVNMGGGFPTKYLRDVPTAEAYGQAIFAALSRHFGNQLPKTIIEPGRGMVGNAGVIKSEVVLISKKSDDDKHRWVFLDIGKFGGLAETMDEAIRYPIRTDRDGDEMEPCVLAGPTCDSADVMYEKTMYPLPITLTIGDEVLIEGTGAYTTTYASVAFNGFEPLKSYVI comes from the coding sequence ATGACCACCGAACGTATCGCGGAATTCTTCAAGACCCGCCGTCCCGAAGGCCCTTGCCTGGTCGTCGATCGCGAAATCGTGCGCGACAACTACACGGCATTCCGCCGGGCGCTGCCCGACAGCGCCATCTATTATGCGGTCAAGGCCAACCCCGCGCCGCAGATCCTTGAGCTTCTCGCCAGCCTCGGCTCCAACTTCGATTGCGCCTCCGTGGCTGAAATCGAAATGGCCCTTGAGGCAGGCGCCGGTGCCGACCGTATCTCCTTTGGCAACACCATCAAGAAGGAGCGCGATATTGCCCGCGCCCATGCGCTCGGCGTCAAGCTCTTTGCTGTCGATTGCCATGAGGAAGTCGAAAAGATCGCCCGCGCCGCCCCCGGCGCCCGTGTGTTCTGCCGCGTGCTGACCGATGGCGAGGGCGCCGAATGGCCGCTGTCGCGCAAGTTCGGCTGCGTTCCGCCGATGGCCGTCGACGTGCTGGTCTATGCCCATCAGCTGGGACTGGAAAGCTACGGGGTGTCCTTCCATGTCGGCTCGCAGATGACCAAGCTCGAAGCCTGGGATGCGGCTCTGGCGGATGCCAAGCGCGTCTTCGCCCAGCTTGCCAAGCAGGGCATCTACCTGCAGATGGTCAATATGGGCGGCGGCTTCCCGACCAAGTATCTGCGCGACGTGCCGACGGCGGAAGCCTACGGCCAGGCGATCTTCGCAGCCCTTTCGCGTCACTTCGGCAACCAGTTGCCGAAGACGATCATCGAGCCGGGCCGCGGCATGGTCGGCAATGCCGGCGTGATCAAGTCGGAAGTTGTCCTGATCTCGAAGAAATCCGACGATGACAAACATCGCTGGGTGTTCCTCGACATCGGCAAGTTCGGCGGTCTCGCAGAGACCATGGACGAAGCCATCCGCTACCCGATCCGCACGGATCGCGACGGCGACGAGATGGAGCCCTGCGTCTTGGCCGGCCCGACCTGCGACAGCGCCGACGTGATGTACGAGAAGACCATGTATCCGCTGCCGATCACGCTGACGATCGGCGACGAGGTTCTGATCGAAGGCACCGGCGCCTATACGACGACCTATGCCTCCGTCGCCTTCAACGGCTTCGAACCGCTCAAGTCCTACGTCATCTGA
- a CDS encoding LysR family transcriptional regulator, translating to MDTLTRMRAFIDVVEAEGFSAAARKTGRSKALLSKYVRELEDDLGALLLNRTTRQFSLTEAGHIYFRRAAEIVQEVDNLSDAVRANNTDLRGRLRISVPRTFVDAPAGQSLIDFAKAHNELTLEIVAEDRFVDLVEEGYDVAVRITRLEDSTMIARKLADSINRVCASPAYLASLEKPLDKPADLAHHPVIVDTNPKSFNTLRFINPQDGTGFSVPIHGPIEVNSPMVTMRGALSGLGIALLPDFVARRAIDSGELVSLFDEYLPQHSGIYAVFPHRRYLPVKVRSFVDFLSKWFRENDCEKH from the coding sequence ATGGACACCCTGACGCGAATGCGCGCCTTCATCGATGTGGTCGAAGCCGAAGGCTTTTCCGCCGCCGCGCGCAAGACCGGACGCTCGAAGGCGCTGCTTTCCAAATATGTGCGCGAGCTCGAGGACGACCTTGGCGCCCTGCTCCTGAACCGCACGACGCGGCAGTTCTCGCTGACGGAGGCAGGCCATATCTATTTCCGCCGCGCCGCCGAGATTGTTCAGGAGGTCGACAATCTCTCCGACGCGGTGCGCGCCAACAACACGGATTTGCGCGGCAGACTGCGGATTTCGGTTCCGCGCACCTTTGTCGATGCGCCGGCCGGCCAGTCCCTGATCGATTTCGCCAAGGCGCATAACGAGCTGACGCTTGAGATCGTCGCCGAGGACCGGTTCGTCGATCTCGTCGAGGAAGGCTACGATGTCGCGGTGCGGATCACCCGGCTCGAGGATTCCACCATGATCGCCCGCAAGCTCGCCGATTCGATCAACCGGGTCTGCGCCTCGCCCGCCTATCTGGCAAGCCTCGAAAAGCCGCTCGACAAGCCCGCCGACCTTGCCCACCACCCGGTGATCGTCGACACCAATCCGAAATCCTTCAACACGCTCCGTTTCATCAATCCGCAGGACGGCACCGGTTTCAGCGTGCCGATCCACGGGCCGATCGAGGTCAACTCGCCGATGGTGACCATGCGCGGAGCGCTGTCGGGCCTTGGCATCGCGCTCCTGCCCGACTTTGTTGCCCGCCGGGCAATCGACAGCGGCGAACTCGTTTCGCTCTTCGACGAGTATCTGCCGCAGCATTCCGGCATTTACGCCGTGTTCCCGCACCGGCGCTATCTGCCGGTGAAGGTTCGCTCCTTCGTGGACTTCCTGTCGAAGTGGTTCCGGGAAAACGACTGTGAAAAGCACTGA
- the argF gene encoding ornithine carbamoyltransferase — protein sequence MSSPRHFLDLSAVSASALRDILDDAATRKAAQKAGTADKPLAGKMLAMIFEKPSTRTRVSFDVGMRQLGGDTLVLSGKDMQLGRAETIGDTARVLSRYVDAIMIRTTDHARLLELAEYATVPVINGLTDATHPCQIMADLQTFEEHLGPVAGKTIAWTGDGNNVLHSFLEGAARFKYRVNIAVPPGSEPDGRFVDWARKEGADVTFFEDAKDAVEGVDCVVTDTWVSMNQEHKARGHNVFQPYQVNADLMRRANDNAIFMHCLPAHRGEEVTDEVMDGPQSVVFDEAENRLHAQKSVLAWCLGAID from the coding sequence ATGTCCTCTCCGAGACATTTTCTCGACCTCTCCGCCGTTTCGGCATCCGCATTGCGGGACATTCTGGACGACGCGGCGACCCGCAAGGCAGCGCAGAAGGCGGGAACCGCCGACAAGCCGCTTGCCGGCAAGATGCTGGCGATGATCTTCGAGAAGCCGTCGACGCGCACCCGCGTATCCTTCGATGTCGGCATGCGCCAGCTCGGCGGCGATACGCTGGTGCTGTCGGGCAAGGACATGCAGCTCGGCCGGGCCGAGACGATCGGCGATACGGCCCGCGTGCTGTCGCGGTATGTCGACGCGATCATGATCCGCACGACAGACCACGCGCGGCTGCTGGAGCTTGCTGAATACGCGACCGTGCCGGTGATCAACGGGCTGACCGATGCAACCCATCCCTGCCAGATCATGGCCGATCTGCAGACCTTCGAGGAGCATCTGGGCCCGGTGGCCGGCAAGACCATTGCCTGGACCGGCGACGGCAACAATGTGCTGCACTCCTTCCTCGAGGGCGCGGCGCGGTTCAAGTACCGCGTCAACATCGCCGTGCCGCCCGGCTCCGAGCCTGACGGCCGCTTTGTCGACTGGGCGCGCAAGGAAGGGGCTGACGTGACCTTCTTCGAGGATGCCAAGGATGCAGTCGAGGGCGTCGACTGCGTGGTGACCGACACCTGGGTCTCGATGAACCAGGAGCACAAGGCGCGCGGACATAATGTGTTCCAGCCCTATCAGGTCAATGCCGATCTGATGAGGCGGGCCAATGACAATGCGATCTTCATGCACTGCCTGCCGGCCCATCGCGGCGAGGAAGTGACAGACGAGGTGATGGACGGACCGCAATCGGTCGTGTTCGATGAGGCCGAAAACCGGCTTCACGCCCAGAAATCCGTACTGGCCTGGTGTCTCGGAGCTATCGACTGA
- a CDS encoding aspartate aminotransferase family protein: MSASSPLFNTFARIPLRFERGEGVWLVTDKGERYLDFAAGVAVNSLGHAHPHLVEALKDQAEKLWHVSNLYEVSGQERLAERLTAETFADKVFFNNSGAEALETAIKTARRYHFAKGHPEKIDIITFEGAFHGRTLATIAAGGQAKYMEGFGPKAPGFVQIPAGDIDLLKETIGETTAALMIEPIQGEGGVRSVDKAFLKALREICDELGLLLIFDEVQTGVGRTGTLFAYQQTGVEPDIMAIAKGIGGGFPVGACLASDEAASGMVPGVHGTTFGGNPLAMAVGNAVLDVVLEEGFLAHVREMGLLFRQGLAELKDRYPDVIEEIRGEGLMVGVKAKVPAGELAAAMRDEKLLSVPAGDNVVRLLPPLTVRDEDVREGLARLSRAAAKLSPARSA; this comes from the coding sequence ATGTCCGCATCATCGCCGCTCTTCAACACATTCGCCAGAATACCGCTCCGGTTCGAGCGCGGCGAGGGCGTATGGCTTGTGACGGACAAGGGCGAGCGATATCTCGATTTCGCCGCCGGCGTCGCGGTCAATTCCCTCGGCCATGCCCATCCGCATCTGGTGGAGGCGCTTAAGGATCAGGCCGAGAAGCTCTGGCATGTCTCGAACCTCTACGAGGTCTCGGGCCAGGAAAGGCTCGCCGAACGGCTGACGGCCGAAACCTTTGCCGACAAGGTGTTCTTCAACAATTCCGGCGCGGAGGCGCTCGAGACCGCGATCAAGACCGCGCGACGCTACCACTTTGCCAAGGGGCATCCGGAAAAGATCGACATCATTACCTTCGAGGGCGCCTTTCACGGGCGCACGCTGGCAACCATCGCTGCCGGCGGCCAGGCCAAGTATATGGAGGGCTTCGGGCCGAAGGCGCCGGGCTTCGTCCAGATTCCGGCCGGTGATATCGACCTGCTGAAGGAGACGATCGGCGAGACGACCGCCGCGCTGATGATCGAGCCGATCCAGGGTGAGGGCGGCGTGCGCAGCGTCGACAAGGCGTTCCTCAAGGCATTGCGCGAGATCTGCGATGAACTGGGTCTGTTGCTGATCTTCGACGAGGTCCAGACCGGCGTCGGGCGGACGGGAACGCTGTTTGCCTACCAGCAGACCGGCGTCGAGCCCGATATCATGGCGATCGCCAAGGGGATCGGCGGCGGTTTCCCGGTCGGGGCCTGCCTTGCAAGCGACGAGGCGGCCTCGGGCATGGTGCCGGGTGTGCATGGCACGACATTCGGCGGCAATCCGCTGGCCATGGCCGTCGGCAATGCCGTTCTCGATGTCGTGCTGGAAGAGGGTTTTCTTGCCCATGTCCGCGAAATGGGCCTTCTGTTCCGCCAGGGGCTCGCCGAACTGAAGGACCGCTATCCCGACGTGATCGAAGAAATCCGCGGCGAAGGCCTGATGGTCGGCGTCAAGGCAAAGGTGCCGGCCGGCGAGCTTGCTGCGGCGATGCGTGACGAGAAGCTGCTGTCGGTGCCCGCCGGCGACAATGTCGTGCGCCTGCTGCCGCCGCTCACCGTCCGTGACGAGGACGTCCGGGAAGGGCTCGCGCGGCTCTCGCGCGCTGCGGCGAAGCTCTCGCCCGCCCGGTCCGCCTGA
- a CDS encoding GcrA family cell cycle regulator, with protein MSWTDERVEKLKQLWSEGLSASQIANQLGGVSRNAVIGKVHRLALPGRAKSGGSAPSAATRATARNTAPPRAPNFASRAAGRKPSETPVSAPSAPRTAGATALKQEIVAEAEAAPEQKTAPDNNVVPIMRKIALTDLTERTCKWPVGDPTQEDFYFCGCESPENSPYCKYHAKLAYQPVSDRRRAG; from the coding sequence ATGAGCTGGACAGACGAGCGCGTTGAAAAACTCAAACAACTCTGGTCCGAGGGGCTGAGCGCGAGCCAGATCGCCAATCAGCTCGGCGGCGTGAGCCGCAATGCCGTCATCGGCAAGGTGCACCGTCTGGCGCTGCCGGGCCGCGCCAAGAGCGGCGGCTCGGCGCCGTCTGCCGCCACCCGCGCCACAGCCCGCAACACCGCGCCGCCGCGTGCGCCGAACTTCGCCTCGCGCGCCGCCGGCCGCAAGCCTTCGGAAACGCCGGTATCGGCGCCGAGTGCGCCGCGTACCGCCGGCGCCACTGCGCTGAAACAGGAGATCGTCGCCGAGGCCGAGGCCGCGCCCGAGCAGAAGACCGCGCCCGACAACAATGTCGTGCCGATCATGCGCAAGATCGCGCTGACCGACCTGACGGAACGGACCTGCAAATGGCCGGTCGGCGATCCCACCCAGGAGGACTTCTACTTCTGCGGCTGCGAGTCGCCGGAAAACTCGCCCTATTGCAAATACCACGCAAAGCTTGCCTATCAGCCTGTCAGCGATCGTCGCCGGGCCGGCTGA
- a CDS encoding GNAT family N-acetyltransferase, whose translation MAPFFQDTVLVVDAPAFTIGEEAGSDAVARENLLDRAMGPMRRKKSSEKLRRNRLPAEGLALVARDECGVLIGTVRLWHVDAGVDAAGRAVPALLLGPLAVDPCANGKGVGSALMRAAIAAAEARGHGAILLVGDPEYYQRFGFAAEKAEHLVMPGPFERRRFLGLELTEGFLSGAAGLLVATGGKAPSARVKPLRRAA comes from the coding sequence ATGGCCCCTTTCTTTCAGGACACTGTTCTCGTCGTTGACGCACCGGCCTTCACCATCGGCGAGGAAGCCGGGTCCGATGCCGTCGCGCGGGAAAACCTTCTCGATCGCGCCATGGGGCCGATGCGCAGGAAGAAATCGTCGGAAAAGCTCCGCCGCAACCGGCTGCCGGCCGAAGGCCTGGCGCTTGTCGCCCGCGATGAGTGCGGCGTCCTGATCGGCACGGTCCGGCTCTGGCATGTCGATGCTGGCGTGGATGCTGCCGGTCGCGCCGTGCCTGCGCTGCTGCTCGGCCCGCTGGCCGTCGACCCCTGCGCAAACGGCAAGGGCGTCGGTTCGGCCCTGATGCGCGCGGCGATTGCTGCGGCTGAAGCCCGCGGCCACGGCGCGATCCTGCTGGTCGGCGATCCGGAATACTACCAGCGTTTCGGCTTTGCCGCCGAAAAGGCGGAGCATCTCGTCATGCCGGGCCCGTTCGAGCGCCGCCGTTTCCTCGGCCTTGAGCTGACGGAGGGTTTTCTTTCCGGCGCGGCGGGCCTTCTTGTCGCCACCGGCGGCAAAGCGCCCTCGGCTCGGGTCAAACCGCTTCGGCGGGCCGCCTGA
- a CDS encoding nickel/cobalt transporter: MRLARPFFAVVLMVLAFVAGAKFAAAQSPLGIGASEPSFSSSFGPFQGVLITINHYQQQFYRALTGALKAMHDDPVKVLGLVGLSFAYGIFHAAGPGHGKAVISSYMIANETELKRGILISLLSSLAQGIMAVLLVGAAYLLLRGTAVSMGDATLFMERASFLLVAGFGAWLVFAKSRPLFSGHGTQTMALAGAGGDHHGHNHGHGHADHHNHDDHHHAAHDHHDHVHGPDCGCGHAHMPEPSMLGAKDFDWKGASAAILAIGMRPCSGALIVLTFALLNGLILGGIASVFAMAIGTAITVSALAIIAVSAKGLAIRLAGPGSGRATAIGRVIEIGGALLVMLMGLTLFAASMAG; encoded by the coding sequence ATGCGACTAGCCCGTCCCTTTTTCGCCGTTGTCCTGATGGTCCTCGCCTTTGTCGCCGGCGCGAAATTCGCCGCCGCCCAGTCGCCGCTCGGCATCGGCGCCTCGGAACCGTCCTTCTCCTCCTCCTTCGGTCCCTTCCAGGGCGTTCTGATCACCATCAATCACTACCAGCAGCAATTCTACCGGGCGCTCACCGGCGCTCTGAAGGCCATGCACGATGATCCGGTCAAGGTGCTCGGCCTGGTCGGGCTTTCCTTTGCCTATGGCATTTTCCATGCCGCGGGCCCCGGCCACGGCAAGGCGGTGATCTCCTCCTACATGATCGCCAACGAAACGGAACTGAAGCGCGGCATCCTCATTTCGCTGCTTTCGTCGCTGGCCCAGGGGATCATGGCCGTGCTTCTGGTCGGGGCCGCCTATCTGCTGTTGCGCGGCACCGCCGTTTCCATGGGCGACGCCACGCTGTTCATGGAACGGGCGAGCTTCCTGCTGGTCGCCGGCTTCGGCGCTTGGCTCGTGTTCGCCAAGTCGCGGCCGCTGTTCTCCGGCCACGGCACGCAAACGATGGCCCTTGCCGGAGCGGGCGGCGATCATCACGGACACAATCATGGGCACGGGCACGCCGACCACCATAATCATGACGACCACCATCACGCGGCGCATGATCACCATGACCATGTCCACGGCCCCGATTGCGGCTGCGGCCACGCCCACATGCCGGAACCGTCAATGCTTGGGGCCAAGGATTTTGACTGGAAGGGCGCAAGTGCTGCTATTCTCGCCATCGGCATGCGTCCCTGCTCCGGCGCGCTGATCGTGCTCACCTTCGCGCTGCTGAACGGCCTGATCCTCGGCGGCATCGCCTCGGTCTTCGCCATGGCGATCGGCACGGCGATCACGGTCTCGGCGCTCGCCATCATCGCCGTCTCCGCGAAAGGGCTCGCCATAAGGCTGGCCGGCCCCGGCTCCGGCCGCGCCACGGCCATAGGCCGCGTAATCGAGATCGGCGGCGCGCTGCTGGTGATGCTGATGGGGCTGACCCTTTTTGCCGCTTCGATGGCCGGCTGA
- a CDS encoding DUF1007 family protein, whose amino-acid sequence MRLKAAFYGLLVTIGAAGPALAHPHVFVDARLEVVADQDGNVAALQNVWRFDEFFSSSVILDYDTNMDNRLTGDELTEIGETVRQSLAEYNYYTQITDNGEEVKLAMPDVIHADMTDGQLLLFFAAKPEKPLPLSGHLTFGVYDPTMYTAIDFRNDTDLVTEGAAFDKCKKNILRPDADQILSENADSLTAAFFNDPTDMSKLFATKLDITCD is encoded by the coding sequence TTGAGATTGAAAGCCGCATTTTACGGCCTCCTTGTTACGATCGGAGCTGCAGGCCCTGCGCTCGCGCATCCGCATGTCTTCGTCGATGCACGGCTCGAAGTGGTTGCCGATCAGGACGGCAATGTCGCGGCGCTGCAGAATGTCTGGCGGTTCGACGAATTTTTTTCGTCCTCCGTCATTCTCGACTATGACACCAACATGGACAATCGGCTGACCGGCGACGAACTGACCGAGATCGGCGAAACCGTGCGGCAGTCGCTTGCAGAATACAACTACTATACGCAGATCACCGATAACGGCGAGGAGGTTAAGCTTGCCATGCCCGACGTTATCCATGCCGACATGACGGACGGACAGCTGTTGCTCTTCTTCGCCGCAAAGCCGGAAAAGCCGCTGCCGCTGTCGGGTCATCTGACTTTCGGCGTCTACGATCCGACGATGTACACCGCGATCGATTTTCGCAACGACACCGATCTGGTGACCGAGGGGGCGGCCTTCGACAAGTGCAAGAAGAACATTCTGAGACCCGACGCCGACCAGATCCTCTCGGAAAACGCCGATAGTCTCACGGCGGCCTTCTTCAATGACCCCACGGATATGAGCAAACTGTTTGCCACCAAGCTGGATATCACATGCGACTAG
- the ubiV gene encoding ubiquinone anaerobic biosynthesis protein UbiV, with the protein MTNTQLTLGPVYYLWDGPKWRDFYFRIADEAPVSRIIVGETVCSKRQHFIDPHMDEVIERLEAAGKEVVISTYALVTLMRETKKLRAIAEETDRLIEVNDLSAFMYLDSRPHTVGPLVNVYNGATARLLKTRGATALCLPPELPMSSIAAIAGDDPGIELEVFAFGRVPLAISARCAHARSKGKIKDNCSFVCGEEPDGLDVRTLDRQPFLSLNGVQTMSHTCQSLIGELDELRRAGIRRFRLSPQDCDMAAVAEVYRAALDGRIDAREAKARLNAIYPNVPLSNGFLYGREGAALVGYAADA; encoded by the coding sequence ATGACCAACACGCAACTCACGCTCGGCCCTGTCTATTATCTCTGGGACGGTCCCAAATGGCGCGACTTCTATTTCCGCATCGCCGACGAAGCGCCGGTCTCCCGCATCATTGTCGGCGAGACGGTCTGTTCCAAGCGCCAGCATTTCATCGATCCGCATATGGACGAAGTGATCGAACGACTGGAGGCCGCCGGCAAGGAAGTGGTGATCTCCACCTATGCGCTGGTGACGCTGATGCGCGAGACGAAGAAGTTGCGCGCAATCGCCGAAGAGACCGACCGGCTGATCGAGGTGAATGATCTCTCCGCCTTCATGTATCTCGACAGCAGGCCGCATACGGTTGGCCCGCTGGTCAATGTCTATAATGGCGCCACGGCGCGGCTGTTGAAGACGCGGGGCGCGACCGCGCTCTGCCTGCCGCCCGAATTGCCGATGAGCTCGATTGCGGCCATCGCCGGTGACGATCCGGGGATCGAACTCGAGGTCTTCGCTTTCGGCCGCGTACCGCTGGCGATCTCCGCCCGATGCGCCCATGCGCGCTCCAAGGGCAAGATCAAGGACAATTGCAGTTTCGTCTGCGGCGAAGAGCCTGACGGACTTGACGTGCGCACGCTCGATCGCCAGCCGTTCCTCAGCCTCAACGGGGTCCAGACCATGTCGCACACCTGCCAGTCGCTGATCGGCGAGCTGGACGAACTGCGGCGGGCGGGTATCCGGCGTTTCCGGCTTTCGCCCCAGGACTGCGATATGGCGGCGGTCGCCGAGGTGTATCGCGCCGCGCTCGACGGCCGGATCGATGCCAGGGAGGCAAAGGCGCGGCTTAACGCGATCTATCCGAATGTCCCGCTTTCCAACGGCTTTCTCTACGGTCGTGAAGGGGCGGCGCTGGTGGGATACGCAGCCGACGCCTGA